The Candidatus Methylomirabilis sp. region GAAGTTTTCCCCTCGCCACCACCCAACGGGTGATCATGAGGGTTCATGGCCACACCTCGAACTGCTGGCCTGATCCCAAGCCATCGTGACCGACCGGCCTTTCCCAGCGACACGTTCTCATAATCCAGGTTTCCCACCTGACCAATGACCGCCATACAATCAAGGCTGATCCGACGTAACTCACCCGAGGGAAGCTTCACCAAGCCGAGGCCGCCCTCTTTGGCCAAAAATTGTACACCGGAGCCGGCGCTTCTGGCCAGTTGCGCTCCCTTGCCGGGCTTCAACTCAAGATTATGAAGCGTCATACCGACTGGAATAGCGCGTAATGGGAGAGCGTTTCCGACCTTGACTTCCGCATTCGGGCCTGACATCAGCCCCTCCCCGACCTGAAGGCCCAATGGCCCAACGATGTAT contains the following coding sequences:
- the rplB gene encoding 50S ribosomal protein L2; amino-acid sequence: MPIRAYKPTSSGRRFQTVLEYADVTRSTPEGTLLRPLRKSGGRNKVGRLTVRHRGGGHKRQYRLVDFKRDKSGIPAKVASIEYDPNRSARIALLHYADGEKRYIVGPLGLQVGEGLMSGPNAEVKVGNALPLRAIPVGMTLHNLELKPGKGAQLARSAGSGVQFLAKEGGLGLVKLPSGELRRISLDCMAVIGQVGNLDYENVSLGKAGRSRWLGIRPAVRGVAMNPHDHPLGGGEGKTSGGRHPCSPWGKLERKTRKKGKPSDRFIVKRRK